The region ACAAATCTTCAAAAATTTGTTGGTTTTTATTTATCTTTATGGATTGAATGGTTATAATAGACTTAAAATAGCAGAGGAGGTAGTCACGTGGAAGTTCAAAAAATAGAAAGTCATCAAGGAAGAGAGCTCCTGCTTTCAAATGAAATCACTGCCAATGTCCTTGAGAGCTTCATAAGCTACCTGGATACAAGTCCCAAAACAATTGAAACTTACACCAAGGCTCTTAGGCAGATGTTCAAATATTTTGCCTTAAATAATATAAAAAATCCGCAAAGAGTTGATATTTTGGCCTACCGAGAGGGACTTAAGGATAGTGGACTTAAGCCTACAACTGTTCAAAACTATATTATGGCAGCAAGGATTTTCTTCCAGTGGACGGCTCAAGAGGGGATTTATCCCAATATTGCTGACAGGATTAAGGGAGCAAAGCTTGATAAAAACCACAAAAAGGACTATCTCACAGCTGAGCAGGTTAAGCACATCATTGGAAGTATCAAGCAAGATACAGAAGAGGGTCTTAGGAATTATGCCATCTTTTCTTTGATGATTACAGGTGGTTTGAGGACTGTTGAAGTTTCAAGGGCCGATGTTAAGGATTTAAGAATTTTGGGTCGTAATACTGTTCTTTATGTCCAAGGTAAGGGGCGGGAGGAGAAGACCGAATACATCAAGGTTTCTCTTCCTGTCGAAAAGGCCATTAGGGATTACTTGGCCAAGCGTGAGGATTTAGGCGAAGACAGCCCACTTTTTGCTTCCACCAGTAATAACAGTCGTGGTAAGCG is a window of Streptococcaceae bacterium ESL0729 DNA encoding:
- a CDS encoding tyrosine-type recombinase/integrase, coding for MEVQKIESHQGRELLLSNEITANVLESFISYLDTSPKTIETYTKALRQMFKYFALNNIKNPQRVDILAYREGLKDSGLKPTTVQNYIMAARIFFQWTAQEGIYPNIADRIKGAKLDKNHKKDYLTAEQVKHIIGSIKQDTEEGLRNYAIFSLMITGGLRTVEVSRADVKDLRILGRNTVLYVQGKGREEKTEYIKVSLPVEKAIRDYLAKREDLGEDSPLFASTSNNSRGKRLTTRSISTIAKKIMKEAGYNSERLTAHSLRHTAVTLALLAGHDITEVQQFARHSSLNTTMIYNHALDRDKNGCSDGISNSIF